The following proteins are encoded in a genomic region of Paenibacillus antri:
- a CDS encoding ABC transporter permease, with the protein MRAYLLKYIMQFIPVLFIISSVIFALLYLTGDPVALMISDQATPEQIAELRESLGLNRPFYVQYGIYMLNLLQGDFGISYVYREDALTIVLERLPSTLLLGSASIAFAIVISVPLGVLSAIKKNTFVDLLISGFSVVGKAIPNFWQAIMLILLFSITLQLFPVSGEGSWKHLVLPAITLGSGAAAEIARLIRSSMLDVLSQDYIRTAKSKGVSNAVVYFRHAFRNCLLPVVTVMATQVAVLFGGAVITETVFAWPGMGQLLVKAISVRDMSVVQAVVFVSAMIIILMNFLADVAYRWIDPRIKYE; encoded by the coding sequence ATAAGAGCTTATTTGCTCAAATACATCATGCAGTTCATCCCGGTACTGTTTATTATTTCGTCGGTCATCTTCGCGTTGCTCTATTTGACCGGGGATCCGGTCGCGCTCATGATTTCGGATCAAGCGACGCCCGAGCAGATCGCGGAGCTGCGCGAGTCGTTGGGGTTGAATCGTCCCTTCTACGTCCAATACGGAATCTATATGTTGAACCTTCTTCAAGGGGACTTCGGCATCTCCTACGTTTACCGCGAGGATGCGCTGACCATCGTCCTCGAACGATTGCCGAGCACCCTGCTGCTCGGATCGGCCTCCATCGCGTTCGCGATCGTAATTTCCGTCCCCTTGGGGGTGCTCTCCGCCATTAAGAAAAATACTTTCGTCGATTTGTTGATCTCGGGATTTTCGGTCGTCGGCAAGGCGATCCCGAATTTCTGGCAAGCGATCATGCTGATTCTGCTGTTTTCCATCACGCTGCAGCTGTTCCCGGTTTCCGGCGAAGGGTCGTGGAAGCACTTGGTTCTTCCCGCGATTACGCTAGGGAGCGGAGCGGCGGCGGAGATCGCTCGATTGATTCGATCCAGCATGCTCGACGTGTTGAGTCAAGATTATATCCGAACCGCGAAGAGCAAGGGGGTGTCGAATGCGGTCGTGTATTTCCGACACGCCTTCCGGAATTGCTTGCTTCCCGTCGTTACGGTCATGGCGACGCAGGTCGCGGTTCTGTTCGGAGGCGCGGTCATTACGGAGACGGTATTCGCATGGCCCGGGATGGGGCAGCTGCTCGTGAAGGCGATCAGCGTCCGCGATATGTCGGTCGTGCAGGCGGTCGTCTTCGTCAGCGCCATGATCATCATTCTGATGAACTTCCTGGCGGACGTCGCTTATCGGTGGATCGATCCAAGAATCAAGTACGAGTAA
- a CDS encoding Rieske (2Fe-2S) protein, which translates to MEWYPVAATVDIPEGTSKIVEVKGRSIGVYNVNGEYYAIQNYCPHQGAELCAGPVCGTTLESRVYEFIYGRDREIVRCPWHATSRRSPACVPPSAPCCLKLTASVHCRRGVPLPVRLVPHLGRGFAFVPFLDAPLHPGDDRNRLPMEGVRTFKQRTENLL; encoded by the coding sequence ATGGAATGGTATCCGGTAGCCGCGACTGTAGACATACCGGAAGGCACGTCGAAGATCGTAGAGGTGAAGGGGCGCTCTATCGGCGTCTATAACGTGAACGGCGAGTACTACGCGATACAAAATTATTGCCCGCATCAGGGCGCGGAGCTGTGCGCCGGGCCCGTGTGCGGGACGACGCTCGAGTCGCGAGTGTACGAGTTTATTTACGGCCGCGACCGGGAGATCGTCCGTTGCCCGTGGCACGCTACATCGCGCCGATCTCCCGCATGCGTTCCTCCGTCAGCGCCTTGTTGCTTGAAGCTGACGGCCAGCGTTCACTGTCGGCGCGGTGTGCCGCTTCCGGTCCGTCTCGTTCCACATCTTGGCCGCGGCTTCGCATTCGTTCCGTTCCTTGACGCCCCGCTTCACCCAGGCGACGACCGCAACAGGTTACCGATGGAAGGCGTAAGAACATTCAAGCAACGAACGGAAAACCTCCTATAG
- a CDS encoding discoidin domain-containing protein, which produces MANNRWFRALAVLLILGMGVTLMSAAQPTATASAAAIEAKAIAKPTAVSIDEKNGIVTATNGTYTIVYDLATGLGSVAWNGRLAIQDFHSNYRLAGAETRFRSSDPATRSAEWESIEANGYGSDGVRLTISSALEAGPTIRLSLELYPNRSYFLTDLTVESEDALDVAILEPIAAPFLDIEAGTDRRIFTTPYSNNFDFGVAPVHDFGRSQNGADRFEGEQLTWQPFDGVSHWVAAVFDNAGGQGLVAGAATAVNWKSAQKLGQAATANGPLTAFSVYNWGGSQQGTAIASDKFFFGYYADYQAGLEEYGKVYNIGEPRMEWDGEVPVGYNTYYSHYGYASAEAMYPLVDYMAEHLQPLGYEYFNLDGGFNPEAGLPFDDGMKKFADYVHEKGLKVGGYQTPFTIYNEWLDLPIPGTPYTHRDICLRDENGELIRTYLGTYAMDVTHPGAQVALRSAIQKYIDWGFDYLKLDFIDMGMYDGARYDPSMNGMQAYRLGMGMIRDTVLAADRPIYINESIAPLLPAAFAHGRRAACDTTIGVDGYSGLERQAFNSAASWWTNGTLYEYNDADMMLPENFAQGFWYKFSQNEGKLLATTVALGGGHWLAGDNFPFLAEDRMSLLENEELLRLVASGKAAKPLDLPNVYHKGERSPSVIHYVDDSGDAIVGLSNWSATEELDLTVALGELGLDPNGNYTLTELYSGRKLGKVKDEFRYTLPPKGTAIVKAARGDGQGHKDDDAPANLALGKPATASSTWSGAGYEAANLTDGDWRTRWSAADGAKDDQWVEVDFGAETAVNRVVVKEHKGDYFQTANWALQYWDAERQRYVDLTKGFTLGDDKVIDFDTVRTTKLRLYLKSNYILPSIEEVEAYYIEGNGGPVLVQDNSGAPYGAYSDIRAQVRRMQVFTLKHSDLPKLDVYIYESYVNAVPADAYFFDIVTLDANDEPLDTLFTASLPAYNIPGSVSPYSIYPKLKDLDTSIRYGLVLRSPKSADTGSTDNQYGFAYNDENSYPDGYERLSLDGGKTWITENGGRRDLVFSLYSKQ; this is translated from the coding sequence ATGGCGAACAACCGATGGTTTCGCGCCTTAGCGGTCTTGCTGATCCTCGGGATGGGAGTGACGCTGATGTCCGCGGCGCAGCCGACCGCGACCGCGAGCGCGGCCGCGATCGAAGCGAAGGCTATAGCGAAGCCGACCGCGGTTTCGATCGATGAGAAGAACGGGATCGTGACGGCGACGAACGGGACGTATACGATCGTCTACGATCTGGCGACGGGACTCGGAAGCGTCGCTTGGAACGGGCGACTCGCGATACAGGATTTCCACTCGAACTACCGGCTCGCCGGAGCGGAGACGCGGTTCCGCTCCTCCGACCCGGCGACGCGGTCGGCCGAATGGGAGAGCATCGAGGCGAACGGCTACGGCAGCGACGGCGTCCGGCTCACGATCTCGAGCGCGCTCGAAGCCGGCCCGACGATCCGCCTGTCGCTGGAGCTGTACCCGAACCGCTCGTATTTTTTGACAGACTTGACGGTGGAGAGCGAGGATGCGCTGGACGTCGCGATCCTCGAGCCGATCGCCGCGCCCTTCCTCGACATCGAAGCGGGGACGGACCGCCGCATCTTCACGACGCCGTACAGCAACAACTTCGACTTCGGCGTCGCGCCCGTTCACGACTTCGGCCGCAGCCAGAACGGCGCCGATCGATTCGAGGGCGAACAGCTGACGTGGCAGCCGTTCGACGGCGTCAGCCACTGGGTGGCGGCGGTGTTCGACAACGCCGGAGGGCAAGGGCTCGTGGCCGGCGCGGCGACGGCAGTCAACTGGAAGAGCGCGCAGAAGCTCGGCCAGGCGGCGACCGCGAACGGTCCGCTCACCGCATTCAGCGTCTATAACTGGGGCGGTTCGCAGCAGGGGACGGCGATAGCGTCGGACAAATTTTTCTTCGGATATTATGCGGATTACCAAGCCGGTCTCGAGGAGTACGGCAAGGTGTACAATATCGGCGAACCGCGCATGGAGTGGGACGGCGAAGTGCCTGTCGGCTATAACACCTACTATTCCCATTACGGGTATGCGTCCGCGGAAGCGATGTACCCGCTCGTCGATTACATGGCGGAGCATCTGCAGCCGCTCGGCTACGAATACTTCAACCTCGACGGCGGCTTCAACCCGGAGGCGGGGTTGCCGTTCGACGACGGCATGAAGAAGTTCGCGGATTACGTGCACGAGAAGGGGCTGAAGGTAGGCGGCTATCAGACGCCGTTCACGATCTACAACGAATGGTTGGATCTGCCGATTCCCGGCACGCCGTATACGCATCGGGACATCTGCCTGCGCGACGAGAACGGCGAGCTGATCCGTACGTACCTTGGCACGTACGCGATGGACGTGACGCATCCGGGCGCGCAAGTCGCCCTGCGGAGCGCGATTCAGAAGTACATCGATTGGGGCTTCGATTATCTGAAGCTCGACTTCATCGACATGGGTATGTACGACGGAGCGCGGTACGACCCTTCGATGAACGGGATGCAGGCGTATCGGCTCGGCATGGGCATGATCCGCGACACGGTGCTTGCGGCCGACCGTCCGATTTACATCAACGAATCGATCGCTCCGCTGCTTCCCGCCGCCTTCGCGCATGGGAGAAGAGCGGCGTGCGACACGACGATCGGCGTGGACGGCTACTCCGGCCTCGAGCGTCAGGCGTTCAACAGCGCGGCCTCGTGGTGGACGAACGGCACGCTGTACGAATATAACGATGCGGACATGATGCTTCCGGAAAACTTCGCGCAAGGCTTCTGGTACAAGTTCAGCCAGAACGAGGGAAAGCTGCTGGCGACGACCGTCGCGCTCGGCGGCGGGCATTGGCTCGCCGGCGACAACTTCCCGTTCCTCGCGGAAGACCGCATGAGCTTGCTGGAGAACGAGGAGCTGCTGAGGCTCGTCGCGTCCGGCAAGGCGGCGAAGCCGCTCGACCTGCCGAACGTATACCACAAGGGCGAGCGCTCGCCGTCGGTCATTCATTATGTGGACGACAGCGGAGACGCGATCGTCGGGTTGTCGAACTGGAGCGCGACGGAAGAGTTGGACTTGACCGTAGCGTTGGGCGAGTTGGGACTCGATCCGAACGGCAACTACACGTTAACGGAGCTATACAGCGGGCGCAAGCTCGGGAAGGTCAAAGACGAGTTCCGGTATACGCTTCCGCCGAAGGGCACCGCGATCGTCAAGGCGGCGCGGGGCGACGGACAAGGGCATAAGGACGACGACGCACCGGCGAACCTCGCGCTCGGGAAGCCGGCGACCGCGTCGTCGACGTGGAGCGGCGCCGGGTACGAAGCGGCCAACCTGACGGACGGCGATTGGCGGACGCGGTGGAGCGCGGCCGACGGAGCGAAAGACGACCAATGGGTCGAGGTCGACTTCGGCGCGGAGACGGCGGTGAACCGGGTCGTCGTCAAGGAGCATAAAGGCGATTACTTCCAGACCGCCAACTGGGCGCTGCAGTACTGGGATGCCGAGCGGCAACGGTACGTCGACTTGACGAAGGGCTTCACGTTAGGCGACGACAAGGTCATCGACTTCGATACCGTCCGGACGACGAAGCTGCGCCTCTACTTGAAGAGCAACTACATCCTCCCTTCGATCGAAGAGGTAGAAGCCTATTATATCGAAGGAAACGGCGGTCCGGTGCTCGTCCAGGACAACAGCGGCGCGCCGTACGGCGCCTACTCGGACATTCGCGCGCAGGTGCGGCGGATGCAGGTGTTTACGCTCAAGCACAGCGATCTGCCCAAGCTGGACGTGTACATTTATGAAAGCTACGTCAATGCCGTTCCGGCGGACGCGTACTTTTTCGACATCGTGACCTTGGACGCGAACGACGAGCCGTTGGACACGTTGTTCACCGCTTCGCTTCCGGCGTACAACATTCCGGGTTCGGTCAGTCCGTACTCCATCTACCCGAAATTGAAGGACCTCGATACGAGCATCCGATACGGACTCGTCCTGAGGTCCCCGAAATCGGCGGATACGGGCTCGACGGACAATCAATACGGCTTCGCGTACAATGACGAGAATTCCTATCCGGACGGATACGAACGGCTGTCGTTGGACGGCGGGAAAACCTGGATCACGGAAAACGGCGGCCGGCGCGACCTGGTGTTCAGCTTATATTCAAAACAATAA
- a CDS encoding alpha-galactosidase — protein MAITVHEDLRLFEIQTSRTSYVFGLNERGILHQLHWGERIVGRESALRIRSVHHSSFDAEVEREYEEYSFWGGVGYVEPSLKVRFADGVRDLKMRLEGWRVDSGDDASEGAERLVVTMKDVRYPLTVHLYYQAFPGLDLIERYAEAVNDGLEDIALESFQSAAWSLPARPQYRMTHVTGRWAGEFQLRETLLSEGKKTIESRRGFTGPHANPWFAIDGGDATERSGDVWFGALGWSGNWSVVAEKSSFGHVRVTGGMNGFDSEWRLGPGESFRTPVFVGGFTGAGFGGMSRTLHRYQLERVLPSRKLRKVLYNSWEATTFDVTAEGQMELARKAARLGVERFVVDDGWFGARNSDRAGLGDWTVNPEKFPNGLGALIEEVHRLGMDFGIWVEPESVNPDSELYRNHPDWVYGFPTRAGTELRNQLLLNLSLPEVRAYILEFMTKLLSEHPIAFVKWDMNRTITEPGLGAALPPDRQKEIWIRHAQAVYDILAELRERFPSVEFETCAGGGGRIDLGMLRFADQAWPSDNTDAFDRLAIQEGFSYVYSPRVMMCWVTDSPNGLNGRRLPLSFRFRSAMTGSLGIGGNLKEWSDAELEEAAKHIALYKDIRPLVQEGMQYRLSTLRDSALAAVQYVNDERTESVTFAFLHAQRFAGRLPALRLQGLDENKPYEITGIGDHVMTAHGSTLMHAGIPLPMRGDFDSLLIRIRAMEA, from the coding sequence GTGGCGATTACCGTACACGAGGATTTGCGGCTGTTCGAGATTCAAACCTCCCGGACGTCCTACGTCTTCGGGTTGAACGAACGAGGCATTCTGCACCAACTGCACTGGGGAGAGCGGATCGTCGGGCGCGAGAGCGCCCTTCGGATCCGCAGCGTCCACCACAGCTCGTTCGACGCCGAGGTGGAGCGCGAGTACGAAGAGTACAGCTTCTGGGGCGGCGTAGGGTACGTCGAGCCGAGCTTGAAGGTTCGCTTCGCCGACGGCGTGCGCGATCTGAAGATGCGGCTCGAGGGCTGGCGCGTCGATTCGGGAGACGACGCTTCGGAGGGAGCCGAGCGCTTGGTCGTCACGATGAAGGACGTGCGCTACCCGCTGACGGTGCACCTATATTATCAGGCGTTCCCGGGGCTCGACCTGATCGAGCGGTACGCCGAGGCCGTGAACGACGGCCTTGAAGACATCGCGCTGGAATCGTTCCAATCGGCCGCCTGGTCGCTCCCCGCGCGTCCGCAATATCGGATGACGCATGTGACCGGCCGCTGGGCCGGCGAGTTCCAGCTGCGGGAGACGCTGCTGTCGGAGGGCAAGAAGACGATCGAATCGCGCAGAGGCTTCACCGGACCGCATGCGAATCCTTGGTTCGCGATCGACGGCGGCGACGCGACGGAGCGGTCGGGCGACGTCTGGTTCGGCGCGCTCGGCTGGAGCGGGAACTGGAGCGTCGTCGCGGAGAAGTCGAGCTTCGGCCACGTCCGGGTGACGGGCGGCATGAACGGCTTCGACAGCGAATGGCGGCTCGGTCCCGGAGAGTCGTTCCGGACGCCGGTCTTCGTCGGCGGCTTCACCGGCGCGGGTTTCGGCGGCATGAGCCGAACGCTGCACCGGTACCAACTGGAGCGCGTGCTGCCCTCGCGGAAGCTTCGCAAGGTGCTGTACAACTCCTGGGAGGCGACGACATTCGACGTGACGGCGGAGGGGCAGATGGAGCTGGCCCGAAAGGCCGCGCGCCTAGGGGTCGAGCGGTTCGTCGTCGACGACGGCTGGTTCGGGGCCAGGAACAGCGATCGCGCGGGGCTCGGCGATTGGACCGTCAATCCGGAGAAGTTTCCGAACGGGCTCGGGGCGTTGATCGAAGAAGTGCACCGGCTCGGCATGGATTTCGGCATCTGGGTCGAACCCGAGTCGGTCAATCCCGACAGCGAGCTGTACCGGAACCATCCCGATTGGGTATACGGCTTCCCGACGCGCGCCGGCACGGAGCTGCGCAATCAGCTGCTGCTGAATCTGTCGCTGCCGGAAGTTCGGGCCTACATTCTGGAGTTCATGACGAAGCTGCTGAGCGAGCATCCGATCGCTTTCGTCAAGTGGGACATGAATCGGACGATCACCGAACCGGGTCTCGGCGCCGCTCTTCCGCCGGATCGGCAGAAGGAAATCTGGATCCGGCACGCGCAGGCGGTCTACGACATCTTGGCCGAGCTGCGGGAGCGATTCCCGAGCGTCGAGTTCGAGACGTGCGCCGGCGGCGGAGGGCGCATCGATCTCGGGATGCTGCGCTTCGCCGATCAAGCGTGGCCGAGCGACAACACGGACGCGTTCGACCGGCTCGCCATCCAAGAGGGCTTCTCGTACGTCTACAGTCCCCGGGTCATGATGTGCTGGGTGACCGATTCGCCCAACGGGCTGAACGGACGCCGGCTGCCGCTGTCGTTCCGGTTCCGCAGCGCGATGACGGGCTCGCTCGGCATCGGCGGCAACCTGAAGGAATGGTCCGACGCGGAGCTGGAAGAGGCGGCGAAGCATATCGCCTTGTATAAGGACATCCGGCCGCTCGTACAAGAGGGCATGCAATACCGTCTATCGACGCTGCGCGATTCCGCGCTCGCCGCGGTGCAATACGTGAACGACGAACGGACGGAGAGCGTGACGTTCGCGTTCCTGCACGCTCAGAGATTCGCCGGACGGCTGCCCGCCCTGCGGCTGCAGGGACTGGACGAGAACAAGCCTTACGAGATTACCGGAATCGGGGATCACGTCATGACGGCGCATGGCAGCACCTTGATGCATGCGGGAATTCCATTGCCGATGCGCGGCGACTTCGACAGTCTCTTGATCCGAATTCGAGCAATGGAGGCGTAA
- a CDS encoding ABC transporter substrate-binding protein: protein MKAQGRFHFRLAIILAVIAAMLAACSGGGAAPENGASGDGGTGGTGGAGASDEGEGGAPDTSPVTFTFFDKNVGDKFDNPVAKAITEKTGVSLEIQQPTGNPSEKLNLMLASNDLPDFLAIGRGDILDKYIAAGALMPLNDLIDQHGPNIKEMYGDMLNKTRSADGKNYYLANWYGLEQYPVFGFLMRMNVMKELGAGDKVNNGEAFTSDEFVALLKAYQAKAPAVDGKPAYAMTFNGENMGAITGTFKGMFGIRPYYETDAGLASDVRDPKYIEMIKFMNSLYRDGLIDPEWATNKTQQYEQKLASGAFFSTADAFWNLGKPNTILKEEAADAAAQDEAQFYPYKVVAPGVDPKETTYGPKSSLGWDGIGISKSNKDPVRAIQFLDFLASEEGQYLMMWGVEGVHWDMKDGKHTPRPEVLEGFKKDWANYSKETGIRKWTWAIKNGPGSDGTPYDLIGRYETDPVSSLAIKNLADSSFDTAPYDNLGPAGGTPEAIMQQKVNETSSKYFPRMVMAPSEAEAVALYETMMKELETAGLAELEAIYTKNYNERKELWK, encoded by the coding sequence ATGAAGGCACAGGGTCGTTTCCATTTCAGATTGGCGATCATACTGGCGGTGATCGCGGCCATGCTGGCCGCTTGCAGCGGCGGCGGCGCAGCCCCCGAGAACGGCGCGTCCGGCGACGGGGGGACGGGCGGTACGGGAGGCGCGGGCGCTTCGGACGAAGGCGAAGGGGGCGCGCCCGATACGAGTCCGGTCACGTTCACGTTCTTCGACAAGAACGTCGGCGACAAGTTCGACAATCCGGTCGCGAAGGCGATCACCGAGAAGACCGGCGTATCCCTCGAAATCCAGCAGCCGACGGGCAATCCTTCGGAGAAGCTGAACTTGATGCTGGCGAGCAACGACTTGCCGGATTTCCTCGCGATCGGCCGCGGCGACATTCTCGACAAGTATATCGCCGCGGGCGCGCTCATGCCGCTGAACGACTTAATCGACCAACACGGTCCGAACATTAAGGAAATGTACGGCGACATGCTGAACAAGACGAGGTCGGCGGACGGGAAAAACTACTATCTCGCCAACTGGTACGGTCTCGAGCAATATCCGGTCTTCGGATTTCTGATGCGGATGAACGTCATGAAGGAGCTCGGCGCCGGCGACAAGGTCAATAACGGCGAGGCGTTCACGTCCGACGAGTTCGTGGCGCTGCTGAAAGCGTATCAAGCGAAAGCGCCGGCGGTCGACGGCAAGCCGGCGTACGCGATGACGTTCAACGGCGAAAACATGGGGGCCATCACCGGCACGTTCAAGGGCATGTTCGGCATTCGCCCGTACTACGAGACGGACGCGGGCCTTGCGAGCGACGTCAGAGATCCGAAATACATCGAAATGATCAAATTCATGAACTCCCTGTACCGCGACGGCCTCATCGATCCGGAATGGGCGACGAACAAGACGCAGCAATACGAGCAGAAGCTCGCGAGCGGCGCGTTCTTCTCCACGGCGGACGCGTTCTGGAATCTCGGCAAGCCGAACACGATCTTGAAGGAAGAAGCCGCGGACGCGGCCGCGCAGGACGAAGCGCAGTTTTACCCGTATAAGGTCGTCGCGCCGGGCGTCGATCCGAAGGAGACGACGTACGGTCCGAAGAGTTCGCTCGGTTGGGACGGCATCGGCATCTCGAAGAGCAATAAGGATCCTGTCCGCGCGATTCAATTCCTCGACTTCCTGGCAAGCGAGGAAGGGCAGTATTTGATGATGTGGGGCGTCGAAGGCGTTCATTGGGACATGAAGGACGGCAAGCATACGCCTCGTCCCGAAGTGCTCGAAGGCTTCAAGAAGGACTGGGCCAATTATTCCAAAGAAACGGGCATCCGGAAGTGGACGTGGGCGATCAAGAACGGTCCGGGCTCCGACGGCACGCCGTACGACTTGATCGGGCGTTACGAGACGGATCCGGTATCCAGCCTCGCGATCAAGAACTTGGCCGACTCCTCCTTCGATACGGCGCCTTACGACAACCTGGGACCGGCCGGCGGCACGCCGGAAGCGATCATGCAGCAGAAGGTGAACGAGACGTCCTCGAAGTATTTCCCGAGAATGGTTATGGCGCCGTCCGAAGCCGAGGCGGTCGCGTTGTACGAGACGATGATGAAAGAGCTGGAGACGGCGGGGCTGGCCGAACTCGAAGCCATTTACACGAAAAACTACAACGAGCGCAAAGAGCTTTGGAAATAA
- a CDS encoding sensor histidine kinase, translating to MSIARSFYRLLDAVRKRMSNQRLRSKLFVVYLLVTILPISFLVAYSFHTVKEQLTRQAVDNIGSTIDQINNNIQNKLSMYSQIATLIYMDEQMRNYLSYRYEKNDLHYLDAYDYINDSLYKMLAMNPNMKSISIYTENKTLHSDGFFIKYMDDFPERLREETFAAEGNITSFLTRAADGEKTVTLARSLNYLSLNFPYGILTMEISERELYSLIEKETQNKTILLADERGDIITSGLENKAIANVSELDVSKTEFMIVTKTLPNGWRTVVLLPYATLLGDAQKASTNMLLISLACIGAAILLIFFTSRFMTKRIETLLQLIRKVERGTFELPDRAMGNDEIGQLSIALKRMALTIQDLIHDVYKKELLRNEAEMTSLQAQITPHFLYNTLASISALAIKHKTPHVHRMADELARFYRISLNKGKKCITLGDELKLTKHYVSIQKTRFEGMFRIHYALDESLFPYTTLKLIIQPFIENSINHAIWDDEAAINIVVRLAEDGDDVLISVVDDGAGMPRETAERLLAHAEDSDEPPAGYGIYNVNRRIRLAYGERYGVELHSRLGIGTAARIRIPKTTRFL from the coding sequence ATGAGTATCGCAAGAAGTTTCTATAGACTCTTGGATGCGGTCCGCAAGCGGATGAGCAATCAGCGGCTGCGAAGCAAGCTGTTCGTCGTCTACTTGCTCGTCACGATCCTGCCGATCTCGTTCTTGGTCGCCTATTCGTTCCATACGGTGAAGGAGCAGCTGACGCGGCAGGCCGTGGACAATATCGGCAGCACGATCGATCAAATTAACAACAATATCCAGAACAAGCTGAGCATGTACTCGCAGATCGCCACGCTGATCTACATGGATGAACAGATGCGCAATTATTTGTCCTACCGGTACGAGAAGAACGACTTGCATTACCTGGACGCATACGACTACATCAACGATTCGCTTTATAAGATGCTTGCGATGAACCCGAATATGAAGTCGATCTCGATCTATACGGAAAATAAGACGCTGCATTCGGACGGTTTTTTTATTAAATACATGGACGACTTCCCCGAGCGCTTGCGCGAGGAGACGTTCGCGGCGGAAGGAAATATTACGTCGTTCCTGACGCGGGCGGCCGACGGGGAGAAGACCGTGACGCTGGCGCGCTCGCTCAATTATCTCAGCCTCAACTTCCCGTACGGCATCCTGACGATGGAAATTTCGGAACGAGAGCTGTACTCGCTTATCGAGAAAGAGACCCAGAACAAGACGATTCTGCTCGCGGACGAACGCGGGGACATCATTACTTCGGGCCTGGAAAATAAGGCGATCGCGAACGTCTCCGAGCTGGACGTGTCGAAGACGGAGTTTATGATCGTGACGAAGACGCTGCCGAACGGGTGGCGGACCGTCGTCCTGCTGCCGTACGCCACCTTGCTGGGGGACGCGCAGAAGGCGTCGACGAACATGCTCCTCATCTCGCTCGCGTGCATCGGCGCCGCGATTCTGCTCATCTTCTTCACGAGCCGATTCATGACGAAGCGGATCGAGACGCTGCTGCAGCTTATCCGCAAGGTCGAACGCGGCACGTTCGAGCTTCCCGACCGCGCGATGGGCAATGACGAGATCGGGCAGCTGTCGATCGCGCTGAAGCGAATGGCCTTAACGATTCAAGATTTGATCCATGACGTGTACAAGAAAGAGCTGCTGAGGAACGAAGCGGAGATGACCAGCCTGCAAGCTCAAATTACGCCTCACTTCCTGTACAACACGCTCGCTTCGATCTCCGCGCTCGCGATCAAGCACAAGACGCCGCACGTGCACCGAATGGCGGACGAGCTGGCGCGGTTTTACCGCATCTCGCTGAACAAGGGCAAGAAGTGCATTACGCTCGGGGACGAGCTGAAGCTGACCAAGCATTACGTCTCCATTCAGAAAACGAGGTTCGAAGGCATGTTCCGCATCCACTATGCGCTCGACGAATCGTTATTTCCGTACACGACGCTGAAGCTGATCATTCAGCCGTTCATCGAGAACAGCATCAATCACGCGATCTGGGACGACGAAGCCGCGATCAACATCGTCGTGCGGCTGGCGGAGGACGGAGACGACGTTCTCATCTCCGTCGTCGACGACGGCGCGGGCATGCCGCGAGAGACGGCGGAGCGGCTGCTGGCGCATGCCGAAGACTCGGACGAGCCGCCCGCGGGGTACGGCATCTACAACGTGAACCGGCGCATTCGGTTGGCGTACGGGGAACGTTACGGGGTCGAGCTGCACAGCCGGCTCGGCATCGGGACGGCGGCGCGCATCCGCATTCCGAAGACGACGCGGTTTCTATGA